attattattctgatcaaaacaaaaagaaacaatatagatagcaacataagtaattctatacagagtgttagtgacatcgttacaaaAACTATGAatgtagattaaaaaaaaatgattttgaaaATTCCGCTAGacgttaactcagaatcttggtgtcgtattaataaactaatctcagcttcgagactgccctcaagctaatgtcaatgtgacagttctcatataaaacaggcatcttgagggcagtctcagctgagattcgtttattaattttttttcgttCGTCAAGGGTGGTAAcccttggtctgaatcatccccttcagtattcgttacgatgtctctaacatccTGCCTGTATAATTAttgtaacattttaatttacccAAACAAACACAGAAGGAAAGCCATCAAATGAGTTCTCATAGAAGGTTTGAATTCGATCCTGGTGATGACTTGAGCGTTGCACGACCTGCAGGTATAATGAGTGGGACTGGATCCCACTTGTGGGCCAGCGATGATCACAGCTGGGACGACAGTGGCTTGTACCACTTGTGGCCCCGGCGTTGGTGGTGGTTGTGAATCGTATGGTGGCGGCGGTGGGTGGTATACCACTTTTTCACCAGAAAGCTGCGCTGTATCTGGGgaagagaaatattttttttaattacattaacatatacagcctatatacgtcccactgctgtgcacaggcagcccctcaatcaaccggagggggtatggagcatactccaccacgctgctccactgcgggttggtggaacggttttatggctaatacccgggaccaacagcttaacgtcccttccgaagcacgaaatcatcttactttttcaaacaatctggtgattcaagcctgcaatgtctttaccaaacaaaagacagtcccacaaagtgatttttttagttttgtttcttTCATTATCGTACTTAATAGGTAACCATCGCAGattcgaaggtcagacaggcagttacttctgtaaaaaaccagacctgtcaaatctccaggttaggtaagtggatttTCTGAAAAATAAACGGAAAAACTCTGAAATGATGATTTTAATAGATGACAAGCTTGACAAGAGATTCGCTTCAGATGGCATACACAACTTGGCCGGTATTTTATGTATCACTATACCCACTCAATAGTAATGCTGACACTAGTGCCCACAACCCTTGGGTTGatcttgttcttctatcgtgtgggttgtgaggtggattaccaagcccatcaaccctggtgtcagggttattattgagctgccataggcccctgatatgactcatgtaacaactacgtacttacatcagtaagtaatatccgggaccaacggcttaacgtgccttccgaggcacggaacatcttacttttggacaataaggtgatcagcctgtaatgtcctaaccaaacaagggatcacaaactgatttttgtgatttgtccccaccgtgattcgtacccgggacctccggattcaaaaaaaaaaattcaaaaatatttatttttcaaaattggcttacaaagttagcgctttttgaacgtcagacataattaaattacatattatgtaactagctgtaaaactactaccacatcggaatctgtaacgctgagggaaagacgtggccagaaaacctcccagcacagggccctagtcctactgtttcatgttttcctttcttttcttttaatccagtttgtattacataatttatagacttaaatacaatggtattccaattacagtcggtggaaggaaagtgaaacataaagagtttatgtgactttatcacagaaacagtgttttatgagctccctgtcagaagcaggcctgtccacatacgcagcacccgatcacgagttgacgcgaaagccagccatcgctcccttcgcacatttttgagggaaaggtgcgacccgacttccggacgccaccgcgtacacgaacatttcgaggcgagcatgcaccacttataaaaagaagctcaaaaatcctccgcctggatataaaaagaaaaagtactctactgttcaaatatcatcaagtgtttcacaatcctttttaatccacttacaaagttatttcaaattcagtattttagggccaagtttttattgcaatcattcttgtcttttttgtgttgagctgaagtaatccatttaatattattattatatttaagatagtctcctactttataataagctttactgattaaagtagtttttataacattcttaaacatatttcccgaaaggcctagtacatcttctggtatcttattatagtatcgcacacacagcgctacaaatgatgtgctaattttggatagtctggaactaggaactgctaatttgttcttattccttaggttgtatttgtgcttatcacagtttcttaaatataagtgtaaatttttcctaacatacataatgttcatatatatgtattgacaaggtacagtcataatggaaatctctttaaaaaattctctgagagaatcgcggcatctcagtttgtagatagatctgattgcccttttttgtagaatgaaaacggtttcaatatcagctgctctaccccaaagcaaaataccatacgacataatactatggaagtagctaaaatataccaatcttgcagtcgtcacgtcagtcagttctctaatccttttgactgcaaatgcagctgagctaagtctacctgataatgatttaatatgtgtgtcccatttgagtcta
The genomic region above belongs to Pectinophora gossypiella chromosome 4, ilPecGoss1.1, whole genome shotgun sequence and contains:
- the LOC126366350 gene encoding lipopolysaccharide-induced tumor necrosis factor-alpha factor homolog, with amino-acid sequence MSDTAQLSGEKVVYHPPPPPYDSQPPPTPGPQVVQATVVPAVIIAGPQVGSSPTHYTCRSCNAQVITRIEFKPSMRTHLMAFLLCLFGCWPCVCVPYCVESCNNVDHYCPNCGSFVGSYQH